A window of Bradyrhizobium diazoefficiens genomic DNA:
GCACAACGTTTCGGTTTGTTTCCGATATGAATGCACATTGGCTGCGAATTGGCGCTTCTCCAGCCCGTACACATAATTGTTGAGTGCGACCCCGGCGGTTGTATCAGCGACGAAATGAAGATCGATCTCGCAGCCGATCTCCCGCGACCGGATCTCGCGCGGCTGCCGTCTTCGGATTCATCGGTCCGGAAATGTTTCCGGCCATGCACAGGTATCGACGAGCCAACGACAGGCCGTTGCGAGACACGGCCACGCAGACAACGGGCGCCGTGGCCAAGACTCCACGATTCGGGCGCGCGTCATCTGCGCCGTTCGGCCCGTTGTGTCCCCGTTTCCGTCGCAAAGCCATAGATCAGCGCCAGCCGGTCCAGACATTCGCGAAAACGCCGCGCGAAATAATCGTTCCAGCGCTGCGTGCGGACGGCGCGACGCTCTCCGATCTGATCCATGGTCAGGCCCAGGATCAGCACGTCATGCACCAGCGCGGCGCCGTCGGTGCCTAGCTCGCGCTCGACCCGGTTCAATTGCAACACCGCCCGGCGCTGGCTCTCGGTGACGGGCTCGCGCGTGCGCGCGCCATCGACATAGTCGCGGGTCGGGTCCATCGCCTGAGGCCCCCGCTCCGCCCTCTCCCAATCGTCCTGGAAGGCACGCCCTCCGCGGTATTGCGCCTCGTCGATCTGGTGGTGTGCGTGCAGGCGCCCCAGCGGATCGCTGCGGATCGACCGGATCGCCAGGATCTTCTCGCCGGAATCGAGCGCCAGCGGATTGTCGACCTCGACCTCCGCCACCTCGGCATTGAACGGCACCTCGCGGGACCGCCGGTCGTAGATCTGCGCCAATCTATAGGACTTGTTGCGTCGGGCACGCGCCACTCGGATACTCCTTGCGAATTGACGATGGGGGTGGGAGCTCACGCTGCGGAGACCAGCCTCAGGACGACGGGACCAGGGACACGGGCGGACGCCGCCCCAGAGCGACGCGTCAGGCCCGCATGCGGCGCGCAATAGCTGGAGCCCGGCTGGCACGGATGGCCGCAGAAGGCGATCCCTTCCCCGTCCTTGTCGCCGCCATAGGGATAGCGGCAATCGGCCGGCTCGAGTTCGACCAGTGGGATCAGGCGCGGCTGAACGCCGACGCAGCGCAGCTGCGCCCTCGCCGCAGGCTTCATTGCGGATTTCGGCGGGAAGTTCAGGTTCGGCAGCACCGCGCGGCGCGGCGCAACCGGAGCCTCACCCGGCAAAAATGGCGCGACCGATGGGCTTGCGATCCATTCCGGTATGACGAGCCCGAGCCGCTTGGCGCGGCCGACCACCGCGTTGCGCGTGTAAGCCGTTCCAAATCTTGCGTTAATCTGCCTTCCGATCTCCGCGTAAGACATGCCTTTGAGAAAATAGTCGCGAAGCGCGTCGGAATGCTCCGACGGCCAATGGCCCGGTTCCATGTTGCTGTCCTGTGATGCGCCTCCTCCCGTCGACCGACCGGGAGGCGAAACACACATTCCGGTATTCCGAAGCCCAAGTCAAGCAATAATTCTGATATTCATAATTGCAATAATTCCGAATTTCGGATTACAAGAGGCAAGTCGGTGCGCAATCGAGGGAATCACCATGTTGGACGTTGCAATGATCGAGCGGGGCCTGGAGAAGACGGGCAAGAGCAAGGGCGGCCTGGCGGCGGCCATGGGCGTGCGGCCCGGCGCGGTCTCGGAGATCCTCGGCGGCGAACGCCTGGTGAAGGCCTCGGAGATCATTCCGATCATGGAATATCTCGAGCTCAATCTGGCGCCGATCATGGGCCGCGTCGGCGCCGGTGCGGTGATCGAGCCGGATTACGAGCAGGTTCCGCCAGAGGGGCTCGGCGACATCGCGCTGCCCTTCCCGATCATGGACGAGACCGTCGCATTCGAGATCGTGGGCGATTCGATGCTGCCCAAATACGAGAGCGGCGACGTGATCGTGGTCTACAAGGACCAGCGCCATCCGCTGTCGAGCTTCTACGGCGAAGAAGCCGTGGTCCGGCTCAAGACCGGCGAGCGCTATTTGAAGACCATCGAGCGGGGAAAAAGCCCGTCCGTCGTCAATCTCACCAGCTTCAACGCCAAGCCGATCGTCGGCGTGAAGCTGGACTGGGTCGGGGAGATCTGCCTGTCGATGCCCAAAGGGCAGCTCGAACGGCTGCGCGCGAAATCGGCCCGCCCCCGCAAGAAGGGCAAGTGAGGGCTCCGCATGGCCGCTCGATTTCGATTTTTTGGAAATCGAACTTGACTTGATTCCGTTTTTCGGAAATACTCTGCCGCACTCCCCACCGGGAGGCGGCAGGGTCGTTTTCATGCAGTATTTCGTCGTGATGATCGACTATGGGCGGCGGGGCCGCGAGGCGGTCGTCGATCCTGAAGTCACCCGGCGTGAGGTCATCTCCCGCATCGCCTCGGGTGAATACCGCAATGTCTCGTTCATCCACGAGATCGCGGAGAATTCGGTCGAGGACGTTACCGAGGCCATCCTGAGCGAGGCCGCCCTGCCCCGGATTCCGCCTGAAGATGTCGATCTCCAGGCATCCCGCCTCGATCACGTCCGCGATCTGCGCAAGCACGAGCGGACGTGACGGAGGCCTTTGCCGCCCCGCGCTTCGCCCTGCAGGACATTACACCAGGAGGACGGTCGACCCTGTGGTCTTGCGTGCGGCGAGATCGGCGTGCGCCTTGGCGGCGTCCTTCAGCGGATAGGTCTGGTGCACCTCGATCTTGACCGCGCCGGACTTGACCACGTCGAACAGTTCGTTGGCCATCGCGACCAGATTTTCGCGCTTGGCGGCGTAGGTGAACAGCGTCGGGCGGGTGACGTAAAGCGAGCCCTTCTGGGCCAGCAGGCCGAGATTGAGCGGCTCGACCGCGCCGGAGGACTGACCGAACAGCGCGGCCACGCCGAGCGGCGCGAGGCAATCCAGCGATTTCAGGAACGTGTCCTTGCCGACGGAATCGTAGACCACGGGGACCTTCTTGCCGCCGGTGATCTCGTCGACCCGCTTCACGAAATCCTCGCGGGTGTAGATGATGACGTGATCGCAGCCATGCGCCTTGGCGAGCTTGGCCTTCTCGTCGTTGCCGACGGTGCCGACCACGGTCGCGCCGAGGTGCTTGGCCCACTGACCCAGGATCAGACCGACGCCGCCGGCCGCGGCATGCAGCAGGATGGTGTCGCCGGCCTTCACCCGATAGGTTTGCCGGATCAGATATTGCGTGGTGAGCCCCTTGAGCATCATCGCCGCCGCGGTCTTGTCGTCGACGCCGTCGGGCAGCTTCAGCAGGCGGTCCGCAGGAATCAGCCGCGCCTCGGAATAGGCGCCGAGCGGCGAGGCGCCGTAAGCGACACGATCGCCCGGCTTCAGATCGGTGACACCGGGCCCGACTTCCTCGACGACGCCGGCCGCCTCGCTGCCGAGCCCGCTCGGCAGTTGCGCCGGGTACAGGCCCGAACGGTTGTAGATGTCGACGAAGTTGAGGCCGACGGCGGTGTGACGGATGCGCGCCTCACCCGGCCCGGGCTTGCCGACGCTGACCTCCTCCCAGACCAGGACTTCCGGACCGCCGGTCTTGTGAAAACGAATGGCATGCGTCATGGCCGTTGCTCCCTCATCGTTGGGTGAAAATCCGAGAAAAGCCGGATTGGCCGCACAAATAGGCATCCGATCCGCTCGTTACAGTATCGACGCGTAACAAGAATGTCACAGCGAACGACAAACATCCGCCGTTCCATCTCCGTTCGAAAGAGTTGATGACGCGCCTGGCGCGACCGGCTGTAGCCTCGGGCGCGGGGTTTGGTGGTCGCCTGCGAAGGAGAGCCGGGATGCCAGCTTATGTACAGCATCATCAGGATGTCGAGATCGCGCCCGTGAATTGTCCCGCCTGCATGGGGTTCCTGCCGATGTATGTGCGCGAGGTCGAGCCGCATTGGAGCCTTGCCAAGATCGACTTTGTGTATGAATGCGCCGATTGCGGCGCCGAGGTCAGACAGACCCTCCGCAAGCCGGAGCCGCTGCGGCACTGATTGCGCGAACGCGAACCGCTCAACTATTTGCGTTCAGCGGAAAAAACGCCGTTCACGCGGGTCTGATGCCTCCCAAACGAGGCTTGTTCTTTGCCGGGAACGCAGGCAGAACAAGCCTCAAGCAAGACCTTTGGGAGCGCCATTTCGTGGCTGATCAGAAGGCCTCGACCGCGATCGAGGCAGTGGAGAGCGGCCTCGCCGCGCAGGGCTATATCGCGAGCCGGCAGATCGCAACCGCTGTCTATTTGGCGCAGCAGATCGACAAGCCGATCCTGGTCGAGGGCCCCGCGGGCGTCGGCAAGACCGAGCTTGCCAAGGCGATCGCGGCCTGGCGCGGCATGAAGATGATCCGTCTGCAATGCTACGAGGGTCTCGACGAGGCCAAGGCGCTCTACGAGTGGAAATACGCCAAGCAGCTTCTCTATACGCAGATCCTCAAGGACAAGCTCGGCGAAGTCTTGGGCGGCGCGCAGACGCTGCATGCCGCGCTCGACCAGCTCCACGATTTCGGCGACGTGTTCTTCTCCAAGGAATTCGTCGAGCCGCGTCCGCTGCTCCAGGCGCTGGAGCAGCCGGGCGGCTGCGTGCTCCTGATCGACGAGATCGACAAGTCGGACGCGGAGTTCGAATCGCTACTGCTGGAGATCCTGTCCGACTTCCAGGTCACGATCCCCGAGCTCGGCACCGTCTCGGCAATCACGCCGCCGACCGTGATCCTCACCTCCAACAGCGAGCGCGACCTCGGCGACGCCCTGAAGCGGCGCTGCCTGCATCTGCACATCGGCTTCCCCGAGCAGCGGCTGGAGGAGCGCATCGTCGAGAGCCGCGTGCCCGGCATCTCGCAGACGCTGCGCCGGCAGATGGTCGGCTTCATCCACGAGATCCGCTCGCTCGACCTGAAGAAACTGCCCTCGGTCAGTGAGACCATCGACTGGGCGCGCGTGCTGGTGCTGCTCCAGGCCATGGAGCTCGACAGCGAGACCGTCAAGGACACGCTCAACGTGCTCCTGAAATACGAAGCCGACATCGAGGCAGCAGCGCCGCAGGTGACGACCTTCATCGCCAAGGCGGCACGGTCCAACGTCTTCGGTTGACGCCGATGCGCGAGAACCTCCATCGTTTCTTTCGGGCAGCACGGGGCGTCGGCGTGCACGTTTCGCCTGCCGAAAGCATCGATGCGATGCGCGCGGTCGCGCAGGTCGGCATCTCCGACCGGACTATCCTGCGCGACACGCTGCTCCTGACGCTTGCCAAGTCGCAGGACGAGAAGCTCGCGCTCGGGGACTGTTTCGATCTCTTCTTCAGCCAACCAGAGAGGCGGCAGGATCAGCCCGAGGCGGGTAACGATGACGCGTCGCAGGATGCAGATCAGTCGCCCTCCTCAAGTTCGGCCAGCGAGTCGGGCGAGGGTCAGCATCCCGAGGCTTTGGGCCCGCTAGCGCAGATGCTGCTGTCGCAGGACCGCAATGCAGTCGCGGCCGCCATCGCCAGCGCCTCCGGGGCTGCCTCTCTGTCGGACATCCGCTATTCCACCCAGCGCGGCATCTTCTCCAGCCGCATCCTCGACGCCATGGGCCTCCAGCGCCTACGCGACGATCTCGACGGATTGACCGCGACCAATCCGGCGCTCGCGGAGCGCCTGCGCGCCGCGCTCGACGCCTTGCGCGAGGCCGTGCGCGACACGGTCTCGCAGGGGCTTGCGCTCTATGCCCGCGAGGAGGCCGAAAATCTCCGCAACGAGATCCTGCGCAACGCACCGCTTGCCCGCATCGAGCGGCGTCAAATCGCCGAGATGCGCGCCCTCATCCGCCAGATCGCGCGCCGCCTGCGCGAGCGCTATTCGAAGCCGCGCAAGCGCCAGCGACGCGGCCATCTCGACGTCCGCCGCACGCTCCGCCGCAACGCGGCCTGGGGGGGCGTGCCCTTCCTCACGGCTTGGAAGCGCAAGCATCGCGATCGGCCGAAAATCGTGGCGCTCTGCGACGTCTCCGGCTCGGTCGCGCAGGTCTCGGATTTCTTCCTGCTCCTGGTCCACTCGCTGCACGAGGTGGTCGACGACGTCCGCTCGTTCGCCTTTTCCTCGCACCTGATCGAGGTCAGCGACATTCTGGAGGCGAAGTCGCCGGAAGAGGCGATGGCCGAGATCATGTCCAAGGTCGGCTTCGGCTCGTCCGACTACGGCTCGTCGCTGGCCGATTTCGAGAAGCAGTTCATGAGCGCGCTAACGCCGCAGACCACGGTGATCGTGCTCGGCGACGCCCGCAGCAACAATCTCGACCCGCGCGCCGACGTCTTGCGCCGCATCTCCGAACGCTCGAAGCGGCTGGTCTGGCTCAATCCCGAAGGACGGCTCGCCTGGGGCTTTGGCGATTCCGAGATGCCGCGCTACGCGACCTTCTGTACCGTCGTGCGTCAATGCGCCACCGCGCAACAGCTCGAGCGCGCCGTGTCCGATATCGTGGCGATTTATCGGTAGGTCCCGCTCGCGGCAACGTCAGTTTCGCGCAGGCTCCGCCTGGCCGACATTGCATTGCCGGAAGTGATAGGCAATTTCGTCGAGCGCGCGCTGCTCCCATTCCTCGGCTTGCGCGAGCCAGAAAATCCGGCGCTTGAAATCAAGCGCAGCACGTTCCCGGCACAAGGATTCCTGATTGCGAATTTCAACCAGCCGGTTCATGCACTCCACTCCTGCCGCGTGAAGTCATTCCTCGCGAATGAACCTAACAGAGTCCCGAATTGCCCGCCTCATGATTCCTGCGCATATCGCGCCGCATAGTGGGGCAGCGATACTTCCCGTGCACCGCGGTAGTTCGCATTGCAACATCAACTGCAGATCATCAATTAGTGATCGAGCTTCGGGACGATGCCCGCGATTGGGCGATCTAGCTCTTGTGTCGCAATGAAGTGCGGCAATTTGTGAAGAGACGTTCTAAACAGCCGACCGAATTCCCGACTCATTGTCGTCGCACGGTCTTCATGCAGCGCCGCTAACAGAGGCGCGCGAACGGCACTATCGCTTGAGGCAAGCATGAGCAACGATTTCGACTTCGAACTTTCGCCGGACCAATGGGAAGCGCTGCGCACACTTCGCAACCCCATATCGAATGGTCGCATTTCGAAAGCCTATCTCGTCGAAAGCCTCGTCACGCTCGGCCTCATTGTCATTAATGACGGCGTGCCTGCAATGACGCCCACGGGACGCAAGGTGCTCGTGCGGGGATCGTGCCGGCTGCTGGATCTCGTGGCGTGACAGGTTCGCTATGATCTGCGGCAATTCCCCGCCGGCACACGTCATCGCGCGGATCAGTCATTCCATTGGAGGAGCGGCGCTCCATACGCCCTCT
This region includes:
- a CDS encoding GcrA family cell cycle regulator, with protein sequence MEPGHWPSEHSDALRDYFLKGMSYAEIGRQINARFGTAYTRNAVVGRAKRLGLVIPEWIASPSVAPFLPGEAPVAPRRAVLPNLNFPPKSAMKPAARAQLRCVGVQPRLIPLVELEPADCRYPYGGDKDGEGIAFCGHPCQPGSSYCAPHAGLTRRSGAASARVPGPVVLRLVSAA
- a CDS encoding S24 family peptidase gives rise to the protein MLDVAMIERGLEKTGKSKGGLAAAMGVRPGAVSEILGGERLVKASEIIPIMEYLELNLAPIMGRVGAGAVIEPDYEQVPPEGLGDIALPFPIMDETVAFEIVGDSMLPKYESGDVIVVYKDQRHPLSSFYGEEAVVRLKTGERYLKTIERGKSPSVVNLTSFNAKPIVGVKLDWVGEICLSMPKGQLERLRAKSARPRKKGK
- a CDS encoding quinone oxidoreductase, whose translation is MTHAIRFHKTGGPEVLVWEEVSVGKPGPGEARIRHTAVGLNFVDIYNRSGLYPAQLPSGLGSEAAGVVEEVGPGVTDLKPGDRVAYGASPLGAYSEARLIPADRLLKLPDGVDDKTAAAMMLKGLTTQYLIRQTYRVKAGDTILLHAAAGGVGLILGQWAKHLGATVVGTVGNDEKAKLAKAHGCDHVIIYTREDFVKRVDEITGGKKVPVVYDSVGKDTFLKSLDCLAPLGVAALFGQSSGAVEPLNLGLLAQKGSLYVTRPTLFTYAAKRENLVAMANELFDVVKSGAVKIEVHQTYPLKDAAKAHADLAARKTTGSTVLLV
- a CDS encoding MoxR family ATPase, whose product is MADQKASTAIEAVESGLAAQGYIASRQIATAVYLAQQIDKPILVEGPAGVGKTELAKAIAAWRGMKMIRLQCYEGLDEAKALYEWKYAKQLLYTQILKDKLGEVLGGAQTLHAALDQLHDFGDVFFSKEFVEPRPLLQALEQPGGCVLLIDEIDKSDAEFESLLLEILSDFQVTIPELGTVSAITPPTVILTSNSERDLGDALKRRCLHLHIGFPEQRLEERIVESRVPGISQTLRRQMVGFIHEIRSLDLKKLPSVSETIDWARVLVLLQAMELDSETVKDTLNVLLKYEADIEAAAPQVTTFIAKAARSNVFG
- a CDS encoding VWA domain-containing protein, which produces MRENLHRFFRAARGVGVHVSPAESIDAMRAVAQVGISDRTILRDTLLLTLAKSQDEKLALGDCFDLFFSQPERRQDQPEAGNDDASQDADQSPSSSSASESGEGQHPEALGPLAQMLLSQDRNAVAAAIASASGAASLSDIRYSTQRGIFSSRILDAMGLQRLRDDLDGLTATNPALAERLRAALDALREAVRDTVSQGLALYAREEAENLRNEILRNAPLARIERRQIAEMRALIRQIARRLRERYSKPRKRQRRGHLDVRRTLRRNAAWGGVPFLTAWKRKHRDRPKIVALCDVSGSVAQVSDFFLLLVHSLHEVVDDVRSFAFSSHLIEVSDILEAKSPEEAMAEIMSKVGFGSSDYGSSLADFEKQFMSALTPQTTVIVLGDARSNNLDPRADVLRRISERSKRLVWLNPEGRLAWGFGDSEMPRYATFCTVVRQCATAQQLERAVSDIVAIYR